A window from Oncorhynchus mykiss isolate Arlee chromosome 9, USDA_OmykA_1.1, whole genome shotgun sequence encodes these proteins:
- the LOC110531892 gene encoding protocadherin-7 isoform X4, translating to MRTTGAVDYICYSILLLQLLNQPDAKQVLRYRLAEEGPADVRVGNVAKDLGIVAGSGEVTFTLESGSDFFKIDNITGELTTNERRIDREKLQQCQMIFDENECFIDFEVSVIGPAQSWVDLFEGKVIILDINDNTPSFPSPVLTLSVEENRPIGTLYLLPTATDRDFGRNGIERYELIQDSGESSRRLGSNSGGRGVDSRRFDEGAARSSVFELQVADTTDGEKQPQLIIKGALDREQRDSYELTLRVRDGGDPPRSSQAILRVMITDVNDNSPRFEKAVYEADLPENSSPGAPILQLKAADADVGVNGQIEYVFGAATESVRRLLRLDEGSGWLSVLHRIDREEVSQLRFTVMARDRGQPPKMDKATVVLNIKDENDNVPAIEIRKIGRIFLKDGVANVAEDVVVDTPIALVQVSDRDQGENGIVTCTVVGDVPFQLKPASEIEGEMNKKKYFLHTSAPLDYEATQEYNVVIVAVDSGSPSLASNNSLIVKVGDFNDNPPIFSQNVVEVSFLENNAPGERVTTVQAIDADSGKNAEIAYSLVSSVNGIFSIDADSGDIRVNTILDREQTERYEFKVIAKDKGMPILQGSATVVVLVADKNDNEPKFMQDVFTFYVKENLTPNSPVGMVTVIDADKGQNAEMSLFIEEEEDIFSIENDTGTIFSTMSFDREQKTSYTFRVKAVDGGDPPRSATATVSLFVMDENDNPPTVTFPINSTYTLLPPSSNVRTVVRTVIATDTDTGINADLNYSIIGGNPFKLFDIDGGSGVISLVGKLEQKHYGLHRLVVQVNDSGQPSQSTTTLVHVYVNETLSNSTIVEAQVAKSLGTPLNTNIAGDPNYDLGKQRLSIVIGVVSGIMTVILIILIVVMARYCRPKNKNGYEAGKKDHEDFFTPQQHDKGKKPKKDKKNKKSKQPLYSSIVTIEASKPNGQRYDGVNEKLSDSPGMGRYRSVNGGPGSPDLARHYKSSSPLPTVQLHPQSPTAGKKHQAVQDLPPANTFVGTGDNISLGSDHCSEYSSQTINKYNKQPFRRVTFSVVSQPQDPHQQGSLQSCYDSGLEESETPSSKGSSGGPRLGALPLPEDSYERTTPDGSVGEAEHMENGEKEH from the coding sequence ATGAGGACTACTGGCGCAGTGGACTATATATGCTACAGTATACTCCTCCTGCAGCTGCTGAATCAGCCCGATGCCAAGCAAGTGTTGCGATATCGCTTGGCTGAGGAGGGACCCGCCGATGTCAGGGTAGGGAACGTAGCCAAAGACCTCGGAATCGTCGCCGGGTCTGGTGAGGTTACGTTTACCCTCGAGTCCGGCTCTGATTTTTTCAAAATAGATAATATAACAGGTGAGCTGACCACTAATGAACGGCGGATAGACCGTGAAAAATTACAGCAGTGCCAAATGATATTTGATGAAAACGAATGTTTCATAGATTTTGAAGTGTCAGTAATTGGACCGGCTCAGAGCTGGGTTGACCTGTTCGAGGGGAAAGTCATTATTTTAGACATAAATGACAACACCCCGTCTTTCCCCTCTCCTGTTCTGACACTGTCAGTGGAAGAGAACAGACCGATTGGCACTCTCTATCTCCTGCCCACTGCCACCGACAGAGATTTTGGCAGGAACGGAATTGAGAGATATGAGCTTATTCAGGACAGCGGGGAGAGCTCCAGGCGCCTGGGTTCGAACTCAGGGGGACGCGGAGTGGACAGCAGGAGATTTGATGAGGGGGCAGCCAGGAGCAGCGTCTTTGAACTGCAAGTTGCTGACACAACTGATGGGGAAAAACAGCCGCAGCTCATCATTAAAGGAGCGCTGGACAGGGAGCAGAGGGACTCTTATGAGCTCACCCTGCGTGTTAGGGATGGGGGCGACCCCCCACGCTCCTCCCAGGCCATCCTGAGGGTGATGATCACTGATGTGAATGACAACAGCCCCCGCTTTGAGAAGGCTGTGTATGAGGCTGACCTGCcagagaacagctcccctggtgCCCCCATCCTGCAGCTGAAAGCAGCTGACGCAGACGTTGGGGTGAACGGTCAGATTGAGTACGTATTTGGTGCGGCCACAGAGTCAGTGCGTAGGCTGCTGAGGCTGGACGAGGGCTCGGGGTGGCTTAGCGTGCTCCATCGTATTGACCGCGAGGAGGTGAGCCAGCTGCGCTTCACGGTAATGGCAAGGGATCGAGGTCAGCCACCCAAAATGGACAAGGCAACCGTGGTCCTCAACATCAAAGATGAGAACGACAACGTGCCTGCTATCGAGATTCGTAAGATCGGACGCATTTTCTTGAAAGATGGTGTGGCCAATGTGGCAGAGGATGTAGTGGTGGACACGCCTATAGCTTTAGTCCAGGTGTCAGACCGCGACCAGGGCGAGAACGGCATCGTGACCTGCACTGTGGTGGGTGACGTGCCCTTCCAGCTCAAACCGGCCAGTGAGATTGAGGGTGAGATGAATAAGAAGAAATACTTTCTCCATACATCAGCCCCGCTGGACTATGAGGCCACACAGGAGTACAACGTGGTCATCGTGGCTGTGGACTCAGGAAGCCCTAGCCTGGCCAGTAATAACTCGCTTATCGTGAAGGTGGGAGACTTCAACGACAACCCACCCATCTTTAGCCAGAACGTGGTGGAGGTGTCCTTTCTGGAAAACAATGCCCCAGGCGAGAGGGTGACCACAGTGCAGGCAATCGATGCTGACAGTGGCAAGAATGCAGAAATCGCCTACTCCCTCGTCTCCTCTGTAAATGGGATATTCTCCATTGATGCAGACAGTGGTGACATCAGAGTAAACACCATTCTGGACAGGGAGCAAACAGAGAGGTATGAGTTCAAAGTGATAGCTAAAGATAAGGGCATGCCCATACTTCAGGGGTCAGCCACTGTGGTGGTCCTGGTGGCAGATAAGAACGACAATGAGCCAAAGTTCATGCAGGACGTGTTCACCTTCTACGTCAAAGAGAACCTAACACCCAACAGCCCTGTTGGCATGGTGACCGTCATTGACGCTGACAAGGGCCAGAACGCTGAAATGAGCCTCTTCatcgaggaagaggaggatatctTCTCCATTGAGAATGACACAGGAACCATTTTCTCCACCATGTCATTTGACCGCGAGCAGAAGACTTCATACACGTTTAGGGTCAAGGCTGTGGACGGTGGAGACCCACCCAGATCCGCCACAGCCACCGTGTCACTTTTTGTGATGGACGAGAACGACAACCCGCCAACCGTCACCTTCCCCATCAACAGCACTTACACTCTCCTGCCCCCCTCCAGCAACGTCAGGACTGTAGTACGAACCGTCATAGCCACTGATACGGACACAGGGATCAACGCTGACCTGAACTACAGCATCATCGGTGGAAACCCCTTCAAACTGTTTGATATTGACGGAGGCAGCGGGGTCATCTCCCTGGTGGGGAAGCTGGAGCAGAAACACTATGGCCTCCATCGACTCGTGGTTCAGGTGAACGACAGCGGGCAGCCCTCCCAGAGCACCACTACCCTTGTGCATGTCTATGTCAATGAGACCCTCTCCAACTCCACCATCGTAGAGGCCCAGGTGGCCAAGAGCCTGGGTACGCCGCTCAATACCAACATCGCTGGTGACCCCAACTACGACCTGGGTAAGCAGCGGCTGAGCATCGTCATCGGGGTGGTCTCGGGCATCATGACAGTCATTCTCATCATCCTCATCGTCGTCATGGCCCGTTACTGCCGCCCCAAGAACAAGAATGGCTATGAGGCAGGCAAGAAGGACCACGAGGACTTCTTCACCCCTCAGCAGCATGACAAGGGCAAAAAGCCTAAGAAGGACAAGAAGAATAAGAAGTCCAAACAGCCACTGTACAGCAGCATCGTTACCATTGAGGCCTCCAAGCCCAACGGCCAGCGCTACGATGGTGTCAACGAGAAGCTGTCGGACAGCCCTGGGATGGGCCGATACCGGTCTGTTAACGGAGGGCCCGGGAGCCCGGATCTGGCCCGGCACTACAAGTCCAGCTCGCCACTGCCCACGGTCCAGCTCCACCCCCAGTCACCCACGGCGGGGAAAAAGCATCAGGCTGTTCAGGACCTGCCCCCTGCCAACACCTTCGTTGGCACCGGAGATAACATTTCCCTTGGATCTGACCACTGCTCTGAGTATAGCAGTCAAACCATCAACAAGTACAACAAACAG
- the LOC110531892 gene encoding protocadherin-7 isoform X3 — translation MRTTGAVDYICYSILLLQLLNQPDAKQVLRYRLAEEGPADVRVGNVAKDLGIVAGSGEVTFTLESGSDFFKIDNITGELTTNERRIDREKLQQCQMIFDENECFIDFEVSVIGPAQSWVDLFEGKVIILDINDNTPSFPSPVLTLSVEENRPIGTLYLLPTATDRDFGRNGIERYELIQDSGESSRRLGSNSGGRGVDSRRFDEGAARSSVFELQVADTTDGEKQPQLIIKGALDREQRDSYELTLRVRDGGDPPRSSQAILRVMITDVNDNSPRFEKAVYEADLPENSSPGAPILQLKAADADVGVNGQIEYVFGAATESVRRLLRLDEGSGWLSVLHRIDREEVSQLRFTVMARDRGQPPKMDKATVVLNIKDENDNVPAIEIRKIGRIFLKDGVANVAEDVVVDTPIALVQVSDRDQGENGIVTCTVVGDVPFQLKPASEIEGEMNKKKYFLHTSAPLDYEATQEYNVVIVAVDSGSPSLASNNSLIVKVGDFNDNPPIFSQNVVEVSFLENNAPGERVTTVQAIDADSGKNAEIAYSLVSSVNGIFSIDADSGDIRVNTILDREQTERYEFKVIAKDKGMPILQGSATVVVLVADKNDNEPKFMQDVFTFYVKENLTPNSPVGMVTVIDADKGQNAEMSLFIEEEEDIFSIENDTGTIFSTMSFDREQKTSYTFRVKAVDGGDPPRSATATVSLFVMDENDNPPTVTFPINSTYTLLPPSSNVRTVVRTVIATDTDTGINADLNYSIIGGNPFKLFDIDGGSGVISLVGKLEQKHYGLHRLVVQVNDSGQPSQSTTTLVHVYVNETLSNSTIVEAQVAKSLGTPLNTNIAGDPNYDLGKQRLSIVIGVVSGIMTVILIILIVVMARYCRPKNKNGYEAGKKDHEDFFTPQQHDKGKKPKKDKKNKKSKQPLYSSIVTIEASKPNGQRYDGVNEKLSDSPGMGRYRSVNGGPGSPDLARHYKSSSPLPTVQLHPQSPTAGKKHQAVQDLPPANTFVGTGDNISLGSDHCSEYSSQTINKYNKQPFRRVTFSVVSQPQDPHQQGSLQSCYDSGLEESETPSSKGSSGGPRLGALPLPEDSYERTTPDGSVGEAEHMENGYENLPSEAEAIFLDPRTVPETIQDHW, via the coding sequence ATGAGGACTACTGGCGCAGTGGACTATATATGCTACAGTATACTCCTCCTGCAGCTGCTGAATCAGCCCGATGCCAAGCAAGTGTTGCGATATCGCTTGGCTGAGGAGGGACCCGCCGATGTCAGGGTAGGGAACGTAGCCAAAGACCTCGGAATCGTCGCCGGGTCTGGTGAGGTTACGTTTACCCTCGAGTCCGGCTCTGATTTTTTCAAAATAGATAATATAACAGGTGAGCTGACCACTAATGAACGGCGGATAGACCGTGAAAAATTACAGCAGTGCCAAATGATATTTGATGAAAACGAATGTTTCATAGATTTTGAAGTGTCAGTAATTGGACCGGCTCAGAGCTGGGTTGACCTGTTCGAGGGGAAAGTCATTATTTTAGACATAAATGACAACACCCCGTCTTTCCCCTCTCCTGTTCTGACACTGTCAGTGGAAGAGAACAGACCGATTGGCACTCTCTATCTCCTGCCCACTGCCACCGACAGAGATTTTGGCAGGAACGGAATTGAGAGATATGAGCTTATTCAGGACAGCGGGGAGAGCTCCAGGCGCCTGGGTTCGAACTCAGGGGGACGCGGAGTGGACAGCAGGAGATTTGATGAGGGGGCAGCCAGGAGCAGCGTCTTTGAACTGCAAGTTGCTGACACAACTGATGGGGAAAAACAGCCGCAGCTCATCATTAAAGGAGCGCTGGACAGGGAGCAGAGGGACTCTTATGAGCTCACCCTGCGTGTTAGGGATGGGGGCGACCCCCCACGCTCCTCCCAGGCCATCCTGAGGGTGATGATCACTGATGTGAATGACAACAGCCCCCGCTTTGAGAAGGCTGTGTATGAGGCTGACCTGCcagagaacagctcccctggtgCCCCCATCCTGCAGCTGAAAGCAGCTGACGCAGACGTTGGGGTGAACGGTCAGATTGAGTACGTATTTGGTGCGGCCACAGAGTCAGTGCGTAGGCTGCTGAGGCTGGACGAGGGCTCGGGGTGGCTTAGCGTGCTCCATCGTATTGACCGCGAGGAGGTGAGCCAGCTGCGCTTCACGGTAATGGCAAGGGATCGAGGTCAGCCACCCAAAATGGACAAGGCAACCGTGGTCCTCAACATCAAAGATGAGAACGACAACGTGCCTGCTATCGAGATTCGTAAGATCGGACGCATTTTCTTGAAAGATGGTGTGGCCAATGTGGCAGAGGATGTAGTGGTGGACACGCCTATAGCTTTAGTCCAGGTGTCAGACCGCGACCAGGGCGAGAACGGCATCGTGACCTGCACTGTGGTGGGTGACGTGCCCTTCCAGCTCAAACCGGCCAGTGAGATTGAGGGTGAGATGAATAAGAAGAAATACTTTCTCCATACATCAGCCCCGCTGGACTATGAGGCCACACAGGAGTACAACGTGGTCATCGTGGCTGTGGACTCAGGAAGCCCTAGCCTGGCCAGTAATAACTCGCTTATCGTGAAGGTGGGAGACTTCAACGACAACCCACCCATCTTTAGCCAGAACGTGGTGGAGGTGTCCTTTCTGGAAAACAATGCCCCAGGCGAGAGGGTGACCACAGTGCAGGCAATCGATGCTGACAGTGGCAAGAATGCAGAAATCGCCTACTCCCTCGTCTCCTCTGTAAATGGGATATTCTCCATTGATGCAGACAGTGGTGACATCAGAGTAAACACCATTCTGGACAGGGAGCAAACAGAGAGGTATGAGTTCAAAGTGATAGCTAAAGATAAGGGCATGCCCATACTTCAGGGGTCAGCCACTGTGGTGGTCCTGGTGGCAGATAAGAACGACAATGAGCCAAAGTTCATGCAGGACGTGTTCACCTTCTACGTCAAAGAGAACCTAACACCCAACAGCCCTGTTGGCATGGTGACCGTCATTGACGCTGACAAGGGCCAGAACGCTGAAATGAGCCTCTTCatcgaggaagaggaggatatctTCTCCATTGAGAATGACACAGGAACCATTTTCTCCACCATGTCATTTGACCGCGAGCAGAAGACTTCATACACGTTTAGGGTCAAGGCTGTGGACGGTGGAGACCCACCCAGATCCGCCACAGCCACCGTGTCACTTTTTGTGATGGACGAGAACGACAACCCGCCAACCGTCACCTTCCCCATCAACAGCACTTACACTCTCCTGCCCCCCTCCAGCAACGTCAGGACTGTAGTACGAACCGTCATAGCCACTGATACGGACACAGGGATCAACGCTGACCTGAACTACAGCATCATCGGTGGAAACCCCTTCAAACTGTTTGATATTGACGGAGGCAGCGGGGTCATCTCCCTGGTGGGGAAGCTGGAGCAGAAACACTATGGCCTCCATCGACTCGTGGTTCAGGTGAACGACAGCGGGCAGCCCTCCCAGAGCACCACTACCCTTGTGCATGTCTATGTCAATGAGACCCTCTCCAACTCCACCATCGTAGAGGCCCAGGTGGCCAAGAGCCTGGGTACGCCGCTCAATACCAACATCGCTGGTGACCCCAACTACGACCTGGGTAAGCAGCGGCTGAGCATCGTCATCGGGGTGGTCTCGGGCATCATGACAGTCATTCTCATCATCCTCATCGTCGTCATGGCCCGTTACTGCCGCCCCAAGAACAAGAATGGCTATGAGGCAGGCAAGAAGGACCACGAGGACTTCTTCACCCCTCAGCAGCATGACAAGGGCAAAAAGCCTAAGAAGGACAAGAAGAATAAGAAGTCCAAACAGCCACTGTACAGCAGCATCGTTACCATTGAGGCCTCCAAGCCCAACGGCCAGCGCTACGATGGTGTCAACGAGAAGCTGTCGGACAGCCCTGGGATGGGCCGATACCGGTCTGTTAACGGAGGGCCCGGGAGCCCGGATCTGGCCCGGCACTACAAGTCCAGCTCGCCACTGCCCACGGTCCAGCTCCACCCCCAGTCACCCACGGCGGGGAAAAAGCATCAGGCTGTTCAGGACCTGCCCCCTGCCAACACCTTCGTTGGCACCGGAGATAACATTTCCCTTGGATCTGACCACTGCTCTGAGTATAGCAGTCAAACCATCAACAAGTACAACAAACAG